A genomic stretch from Angustibacter sp. Root456 includes:
- a CDS encoding class I SAM-dependent methyltransferase, protein MSAVPDPAPRPAASADEVEAAWTDTKLAQVLYHDWEAASYDEKWSISFDDRCIDYARDRFVAVAGREGWPYGRALEVGAGTGFFSLNLKQAGVIDEVHVTDLSPGMVEAAQRNAQRLGFSVEGRVADAERLPYDDDTFDLVVGHAVIHHIPDVEQALREMLRVLKPGGRFVIAGEPTTIGNWYARRLGRLTWEAATRITHLKPLREKWSRSKEELDESSRAAALEWVVDLHTFDPDELARTALRAGAVDVRTVTEELTAAFLGWPVRTFEAAVNPERLGLRWAKFAFGSWRALSTVDRVLDAVVPDRFFYNVGVTGTKP, encoded by the coding sequence ATGAGCGCTGTTCCCGATCCGGCGCCGCGTCCGGCTGCCTCCGCCGACGAGGTCGAGGCGGCCTGGACCGACACCAAGCTCGCCCAGGTGCTGTACCACGACTGGGAGGCAGCGAGCTACGACGAGAAGTGGTCGATCTCGTTCGACGACCGCTGCATCGACTACGCGCGCGACCGCTTCGTCGCCGTGGCCGGGCGCGAGGGGTGGCCGTACGGGCGGGCCCTCGAGGTGGGCGCGGGCACCGGCTTCTTCTCGCTCAACCTCAAGCAGGCCGGCGTGATCGACGAGGTGCACGTCACCGACCTGTCGCCGGGCATGGTCGAGGCGGCGCAGCGCAACGCCCAGCGGCTGGGCTTCTCGGTGGAGGGGCGGGTCGCCGACGCCGAGCGCCTGCCGTACGACGACGACACCTTCGACCTCGTCGTGGGGCACGCGGTGATCCACCACATCCCGGACGTCGAGCAGGCTCTGCGCGAGATGCTGCGCGTCCTCAAGCCGGGCGGTCGCTTCGTCATCGCCGGGGAGCCGACCACCATCGGCAACTGGTACGCCCGCCGGCTGGGCCGCCTCACGTGGGAGGCCGCGACCCGGATCACGCACCTGAAGCCGTTGCGCGAGAAGTGGTCTCGGTCCAAGGAGGAACTCGACGAGTCCTCGCGCGCGGCCGCGCTGGAGTGGGTGGTCGACCTGCACACGTTCGACCCCGACGAGCTCGCCCGGACGGCACTGCGGGCCGGCGCGGTCGACGTCCGCACCGTCACCGAGGAGCTCACGGCGGCGTTCCTGGGCTGGCCGGTGCGCACCTTCGAGGCGGCGGTGAACCCCGAACGACTCGGGCTGCGCTGGGCGAAGTTCGCATTCGGCTCGTGGCGGGCGCTGTCGACGGTCGACCGCGTGCTCGACGCCGTGGTGCCGGACCGCTTCTTCTACAACGTCGGCGTCACCGGCACCAAGCCGTAG
- a CDS encoding DapH/DapD/GlmU-related protein, whose protein sequence is MVANLAVPGGVVGAWLVRLRDGRDPRQARFLTRESLRWVVRHRAFTPWYLVRYWRLLLLRLRNPHVVVRGMVFLGRGVEVVARPGYGRVVLGRWVHIGDGCRLRAHEGTLTIGDKCVLGREDTINCYLDVELRDACLLSDWVYVGDFDHVTDDLDVPIKDQGISKSPVRLGPDVWVGVKASVLRGTTVGRGSVVAAHAVARGEYPDLAIIAGVPGRVVRDRAAVHAAHAERRAALADMARKHREVGRG, encoded by the coding sequence GTGGTCGCGAACCTGGCTGTGCCCGGCGGCGTCGTCGGGGCGTGGCTGGTGCGGCTGCGCGACGGGCGCGACCCCCGGCAGGCGCGCTTTCTCACGCGCGAGAGCCTGCGCTGGGTGGTGCGGCACCGCGCGTTCACGCCCTGGTACCTCGTGCGGTACTGGCGGTTGCTCCTGCTGCGGCTGCGCAACCCGCACGTCGTCGTCCGAGGCATGGTGTTCCTCGGCCGCGGGGTGGAGGTCGTGGCCCGGCCCGGCTACGGGCGGGTCGTCCTGGGGCGCTGGGTGCACATCGGCGACGGCTGCCGCCTGCGGGCGCACGAGGGCACGCTCACCATCGGCGACAAGTGCGTGCTCGGTCGTGAGGACACCATCAACTGCTACCTCGACGTCGAGCTGCGCGACGCGTGTCTGCTGTCGGACTGGGTGTACGTCGGCGACTTCGACCACGTCACCGACGACCTCGACGTGCCGATCAAGGACCAGGGGATCAGCAAGTCGCCCGTTCGGCTGGGCCCCGACGTGTGGGTGGGCGTCAAGGCGAGCGTGCTGCGCGGCACCACCGTCGGGCGGGGGAGCGTGGTGGCAGCGCACGCCGTCGCGCGCGGCGAGTACCCCGACCTCGCGATCATCGCCGGGGTCCCCGGGCGCGTCGTGCGCGACCGCGCCGCAGTGCACGCTGCCCACGCCGAGCGCCGCGCGGCGCTCGCCGACATGGCCCGCAAGCACCGCGAGGTCGGCCGCGGCTGA
- a CDS encoding electron transfer flavoprotein subunit beta/FixA family protein: MNVVVCVKYVPDAQADRTFEEGDHTTDRVGVDGRLSELDEYAVEEALKIVEAGEGEVTVLTVGPEQAAEAIKKSLQMGAHAGVHVQDDAIAGSDAVGTSLVLAKAVEKLREAGQVDLVLTGMASTDGTMSVVPAMLAERLGLPQVTYASELTVEGDGVTIRRDGDASTQTISASLPAVVSVTDQINEPRYPSFKGIMAAKKKPVQTWSLADLGVDAGDVGLAAAWTTVEAVAARPPREKGQVVTDEGDGGSQLAEFLVSRKFV; this comes from the coding sequence ATGAACGTCGTCGTGTGTGTGAAGTACGTGCCGGACGCCCAGGCCGACCGGACCTTCGAAGAGGGCGACCACACCACCGACCGCGTGGGGGTCGACGGCCGGCTGTCCGAGCTCGACGAGTACGCCGTCGAGGAGGCGCTGAAGATCGTCGAGGCCGGCGAGGGTGAGGTGACGGTGCTCACCGTGGGTCCGGAGCAGGCGGCCGAGGCGATCAAGAAGTCCCTGCAGATGGGCGCGCACGCCGGCGTGCACGTGCAGGACGACGCGATCGCCGGCTCGGACGCCGTGGGCACCTCGCTGGTGCTGGCCAAGGCGGTCGAGAAGCTGCGTGAGGCCGGTCAGGTCGACCTCGTGCTCACCGGTATGGCCTCGACCGACGGCACGATGAGCGTCGTGCCCGCGATGCTCGCCGAGCGCCTCGGCCTGCCGCAGGTCACCTACGCCAGCGAGCTCACCGTCGAGGGTGACGGCGTGACCATCCGCCGCGACGGCGACGCCTCGACCCAGACCATCTCGGCCTCGCTGCCTGCGGTCGTGAGCGTCACCGACCAGATCAACGAGCCGCGGTACCCGTCGTTCAAGGGCATCATGGCGGCCAAGAAGAAGCCGGTGCAGACCTGGTCGCTGGCCGACCTCGGCGTGGACGCCGGTGACGTCGGCCTCGCCGCGGCCTGGACCACCGTCGAGGCCGTTGCCGCGCGGCCGCCGCGTGAGAAGGGCCAGGTCGTCACCGACGAGGGCGACGGCGGTAGCCAGCTCGCCGAGTTCCTGGTCTCCCGCAAGTTCGTCTGA
- a CDS encoding electron transfer flavoprotein subunit alpha/FixB family protein, with product MSDVLVLVDHVDGAVRKTTTELLTIARQLGEPAAVFVGSGFDAARETLAQYGAAKVYRIESSDVTDYLVAPTAEALAQLVERTSPAAVLIAASAEGKEIAARLAIKTGSGLITDAVGVDADLTTTQSVFAGSYTVKAKVTTGTPIITVKPNSATPEAAPAAAADEVFEPTVSDAAKAARITETKPREKSGRPELTEAAIVVSGGRGTNGDFGPVEAFADALGAAVGASRAAVDAGWYPHANQVGQTGKTVSPQLYVANGISGAIQHRAGMQTSKTIVAVNKDEEAPIFELVDFGVVGDLFAVLPQATEAIEKAKG from the coding sequence ATGAGCGACGTCCTCGTGCTCGTCGACCACGTCGACGGTGCCGTTCGCAAGACCACCACCGAGCTGCTCACCATCGCCCGCCAGCTCGGCGAGCCGGCTGCCGTGTTCGTGGGCAGCGGCTTCGACGCCGCGCGCGAGACCCTCGCGCAGTACGGCGCCGCGAAGGTCTACCGCATCGAGTCGTCCGACGTCACCGACTACCTGGTGGCGCCGACGGCCGAGGCGCTGGCCCAGCTCGTCGAGCGCACCAGCCCCGCTGCGGTGCTCATCGCCGCGAGCGCCGAGGGCAAGGAGATCGCGGCTCGCCTGGCCATCAAGACCGGGTCGGGCCTGATCACCGACGCCGTGGGAGTCGATGCCGACCTCACCACTACCCAGTCGGTGTTCGCCGGCTCCTACACCGTCAAGGCCAAGGTCACCACGGGCACGCCGATCATCACGGTCAAGCCGAACTCGGCCACGCCCGAGGCCGCTCCGGCGGCCGCGGCCGACGAGGTGTTCGAGCCGACCGTGTCGGACGCCGCGAAGGCAGCGCGGATCACCGAGACCAAGCCGCGGGAGAAGTCCGGTCGCCCCGAGCTCACCGAGGCCGCCATCGTCGTGTCCGGTGGCCGCGGCACCAACGGCGACTTCGGCCCGGTCGAGGCCTTCGCCGACGCCCTGGGCGCGGCCGTCGGAGCCTCACGCGCTGCGGTCGACGCCGGCTGGTACCCGCACGCCAACCAGGTCGGTCAGACCGGCAAGACCGTGTCGCCGCAGCTCTACGTCGCCAACGGCATCTCCGGTGCGATCCAGCACCGCGCGGGCATGCAGACGTCCAAGACGATCGTCGCGGTCAACAAGGACGAGGAGGCGCCGATCTTCGAGCTCGTCGACTTCGGCGTCGTCGGCGACCTGTTCGCCGTGCTTCCCCAGGCCACCGAGGCGATCGAGAAGGCCAAGGGCTGA
- the mnmA gene encoding tRNA 2-thiouridine(34) synthase MnmA → MRVLAAMSGGVDSAVAAARAVDAGHEVVGVHLALSRQRATLRTGARGCCTVEDAHDARRAADVLGIPFYVWDLSEQFTEAVVDDFVAEYAAGRTPNPCLRCNEKIKFSALLDKAVGLGFDALCTGHYARVERADDGTPSLHRAADPDKDQSYVLGVLTAEQLTRAVFPLGDSLKSAVRGEASRRGLAVADKPDSHDICFIADGDTRGWLEQRLGAQPGRIEDEDGVEIGTHDGAYGFTIGQRKGLRIGRPAPDGRPRYVLDIRPKEGTVVVGPAESLDVTRLVGARPRWCGPAPVGSVEVSAQVRAHGEAVPAVAVLGDGDALEVTLRVPLRGVAPGQAVVLYSGTRVMGSATITNASR, encoded by the coding sequence ATGCGGGTGCTGGCCGCGATGAGTGGTGGGGTCGACTCGGCCGTCGCCGCAGCCCGCGCCGTCGACGCCGGTCACGAGGTCGTGGGCGTCCACCTCGCGCTCTCCCGCCAGCGGGCGACGCTGCGCACCGGTGCGCGCGGCTGCTGCACGGTCGAGGACGCGCACGACGCCCGCCGCGCGGCCGACGTGCTGGGCATCCCGTTCTACGTGTGGGACCTGTCGGAGCAGTTCACCGAGGCCGTCGTCGACGACTTCGTCGCCGAGTACGCGGCGGGCCGCACCCCCAACCCGTGCCTGCGCTGCAACGAGAAGATCAAGTTCTCGGCGCTGCTCGACAAGGCCGTGGGTCTGGGTTTCGACGCGCTGTGCACCGGGCACTACGCGCGGGTCGAGCGGGCCGACGACGGCACGCCGTCGCTGCACCGCGCAGCCGACCCCGACAAGGACCAGTCGTACGTGCTCGGCGTGCTCACCGCCGAGCAGCTGACCCGGGCGGTGTTTCCGCTCGGTGACTCGCTGAAGTCCGCGGTGCGCGGCGAGGCGTCGCGCCGGGGGCTGGCCGTGGCCGACAAGCCCGACAGCCACGACATCTGCTTCATCGCCGACGGCGACACCCGCGGCTGGCTCGAGCAGCGGCTGGGAGCGCAGCCGGGACGCATCGAGGACGAGGACGGCGTCGAGATCGGCACCCACGACGGCGCGTACGGGTTCACGATCGGCCAGCGCAAGGGCCTGCGGATCGGGCGACCGGCTCCCGATGGCCGGCCACGCTACGTGCTCGACATTCGGCCGAAAGAGGGAACGGTCGTGGTCGGGCCGGCCGAGAGCCTGGACGTCACGCGGCTGGTCGGTGCGCGGCCCCGCTGGTGCGGACCCGCGCCGGTAGGGTCCGTCGAGGTCTCGGCGCAGGTCCGCGCCCACGGTGAGGCCGTGCCTGCGGTCGCCGTGCTGGGTGACGGCGACGCGCTCGAGGTGACGCTGCGCGTGCCCTTGCGGGGTGTCGCGCCCGGGCAGGCCGTCGTGCTCTACTCCGGCACCCGCGTGATGGGCTCGGCCACCATCACGAACGCTTCACGCTGA
- a CDS encoding glycosyltransferase family 4 protein, whose amino-acid sequence MRVLHVTSEYPPVLHGGLGRHVDELTRAQVAIGHEVHVIAPADDVVDGARPAAPTQERCHGVAVCRVRAATTTRGGDLVAAVTGTQQRMAQVAKTLPDVDVVHAHDWMTAEAARAIASARRVPFVLTLHATELGRRSGRLDDPLHRAVHAAERAAVGCADRVVVCSTAMREEAMAHGARPSAVHVVPGGVDVNRWQVDPTTAATARRRWAAGAPHLVVGAGRLEWEKGFSTLLRALPTLLAARPGTRVVLAGRGSYEPVLVDLARELAVADRLVRPGRLGSSDLAALFAAADAVVVPSRYEPFGLAALEAQAAGAPVVVARTGGLAGLVEDGVTGRVIEPGDVDRLAEVLAELLGDLPLRQRLGAAARASATARQWHSVAATLLEVYALPPAGAAS is encoded by the coding sequence GTGCGGGTCCTGCACGTCACGTCCGAGTACCCGCCGGTGCTGCACGGCGGTCTGGGCCGGCACGTCGACGAGCTCACCCGAGCGCAGGTCGCCATCGGCCACGAGGTGCACGTGATCGCGCCCGCGGACGACGTCGTCGACGGCGCGCGGCCGGCGGCGCCCACGCAGGAACGGTGCCACGGCGTGGCCGTGTGCCGGGTCCGGGCCGCAACGACGACGCGGGGTGGTGACCTCGTCGCGGCCGTGACCGGCACCCAGCAACGCATGGCGCAGGTCGCCAAGACGCTGCCCGACGTCGACGTCGTCCACGCGCACGACTGGATGACGGCCGAGGCGGCGAGGGCGATCGCGTCGGCGCGCCGCGTGCCCTTCGTGCTCACGCTGCACGCCACCGAGCTCGGACGCCGGTCCGGTCGGCTCGACGATCCGCTGCACCGCGCGGTCCACGCCGCCGAGCGCGCGGCCGTCGGCTGCGCCGACCGCGTCGTCGTCTGCTCGACCGCGATGCGCGAGGAGGCGATGGCGCACGGGGCCCGGCCGAGCGCCGTCCACGTCGTCCCCGGTGGCGTCGACGTCAACCGCTGGCAGGTCGACCCGACAACGGCCGCGACGGCACGGCGACGCTGGGCGGCCGGTGCACCCCACCTCGTCGTCGGCGCCGGCCGGCTGGAGTGGGAGAAGGGGTTCTCGACGCTGCTCCGCGCGCTGCCCACCCTGCTCGCCGCCCGACCCGGGACGCGGGTGGTGCTGGCCGGCCGCGGCTCGTACGAGCCGGTGCTCGTCGATCTGGCGAGGGAGCTCGCAGTCGCCGACCGGTTGGTGCGCCCCGGCCGGCTGGGCTCCAGCGACCTCGCCGCGCTGTTCGCGGCAGCTGACGCCGTCGTGGTGCCGAGCCGCTACGAACCCTTCGGCCTGGCGGCGTTGGAGGCTCAGGCTGCCGGCGCACCCGTCGTCGTCGCACGCACCGGTGGGCTCGCCGGCCTGGTGGAGGACGGCGTCACCGGGCGCGTCATCGAGCCTGGCGACGTCGACCGGCTGGCCGAGGTGCTCGCCGAGCTGCTGGGCGATCTGCCGCTGCGGCAGCGCCTCGGCGCCGCAGCCCGCGCGAGTGCCACCGCCAGGCAGTGGCACAGCGTGGCCGCGACCCTGCTCGAGGTCTATGCCCTTCCGCCGGCGGGGGCGGCGTCCTAG
- a CDS encoding cysteine desulfurase family protein, with protein MTSQPPSDPTRPADVYLDHAATTPMLPEAIEAMVEELGVVGNPSSLHTAGRRARRVVEESREQLAAALGAGPSEVVFTSGGTEADNLAVIGAYRARRADDPRRRRVLVSAVEHHAVLDSAQWIADHEDAELELLPVDGLGRLDLDAARACIERDPGRVAVLSVMWANNEVGTVQPVREVAELAHEHGIPVHTDAVQAVGQVPLDFAASGVDLMTVTGHKLGGPVGVGALLAVRAAPLTPLLHGGGQERQVRSGTLDEPAIRAFAVAAAVAVQRLPRTVARLTALRSALVSGVRAAVPDVVVNGDPDPAGRLPGLAHLSFAGCDGDSLLYLLDAAGVQCSTGSACSAGVPQPSHVLVAMGLDEPLVRGALRLSLGHTSTERDVEAAVGALPAAVARARGAALPVPTGEGVA; from the coding sequence GTGACGAGCCAGCCCCCGAGCGACCCTACGCGTCCGGCGGACGTCTACCTCGACCACGCGGCGACCACGCCGATGCTCCCCGAGGCCATCGAGGCGATGGTCGAGGAGCTCGGCGTGGTCGGCAACCCGTCGTCACTGCACACGGCCGGCCGCCGGGCGCGGCGCGTCGTGGAGGAGTCCCGCGAGCAGCTGGCGGCCGCGCTCGGCGCCGGGCCGAGCGAGGTCGTGTTCACCAGCGGCGGCACGGAGGCTGACAACCTCGCGGTGATCGGTGCCTACCGCGCGCGACGCGCTGACGACCCTCGCCGCCGTCGGGTGCTGGTGAGCGCCGTCGAGCACCACGCCGTGCTCGACAGCGCGCAGTGGATCGCCGACCACGAGGACGCCGAGCTCGAGCTGCTGCCGGTCGACGGGCTCGGGCGCCTCGACCTCGACGCCGCCCGCGCGTGCATCGAGCGCGACCCCGGCCGGGTGGCCGTGCTCAGCGTGATGTGGGCCAACAACGAGGTGGGCACCGTCCAGCCCGTGCGCGAGGTCGCCGAGCTCGCCCACGAGCACGGCATCCCCGTGCACACCGACGCCGTGCAGGCCGTGGGTCAGGTGCCGCTCGACTTCGCCGCCAGTGGCGTCGACCTCATGACCGTCACCGGCCACAAGCTGGGCGGCCCCGTCGGGGTGGGCGCGCTGCTCGCCGTCCGGGCTGCGCCACTGACCCCGCTGCTGCACGGCGGTGGCCAGGAACGGCAGGTGCGCAGTGGCACCCTCGACGAGCCGGCGATCCGGGCCTTCGCCGTCGCGGCCGCCGTCGCCGTCCAGCGGCTCCCGCGCACCGTGGCCCGGCTCACCGCGCTGCGCTCGGCGCTGGTGTCCGGTGTGCGCGCAGCCGTGCCCGACGTCGTCGTCAACGGCGATCCCGACCCGGCGGGACGGCTGCCCGGCCTGGCCCACCTGTCGTTCGCCGGCTGCGACGGCGACTCCCTGCTCTACCTGCTGGACGCCGCGGGAGTGCAGTGCTCGACCGGCTCCGCGTGCTCCGCCGGCGTGCCGCAGCCGAGCCACGTGCTGGTGGCCATGGGCCTCGACGAGCCGCTGGTGCGCGGCGCGCTGCGCCTCTCGCTGGGCCACACCAGCACCGAGCGGGACGTCGAGGCTGCGGTGGGCGCGCTGCCCGCCGCCGTCGCGCGGGCTCGTGGAGCGGCCCTGCCGGTGCCGACCGGTGAGGGCGTGGCCTGA
- a CDS encoding cupin domain-containing protein yields MSDHDVTCVHPADRVVADPTPGKLREQAIAVDGLWSGLVRTQAGETSGWHHHGDHDTSVYVIAGNVRVEFGPDGGRSVDAGPGDFLHIPRHVVHREGNTGSTTSEEIVTRSGTGPVTINVDGPSPAT; encoded by the coding sequence ATGAGCGACCACGACGTGACGTGCGTTCACCCGGCCGACCGCGTCGTGGCCGACCCCACACCGGGCAAGCTGCGCGAGCAGGCGATCGCGGTCGACGGGCTCTGGTCGGGGCTGGTGCGCACCCAGGCGGGTGAGACGTCCGGCTGGCACCACCACGGCGACCACGACACGTCCGTGTACGTCATTGCGGGCAACGTGCGCGTCGAGTTCGGCCCGGACGGCGGCCGATCCGTCGATGCCGGTCCCGGCGACTTCCTGCACATCCCCCGGCACGTCGTGCACCGCGAGGGCAACACCGGGTCGACCACGTCTGAGGAGATCGTCACCCGCTCGGGCACCGGCCCGGTCACCATCAACGTCGACGGACCCTCGCCCGCCACGTGA
- a CDS encoding N-acetyltransferase: protein MTSSPVVVTRVQPDGWLRLRAIRLAGLAESPAMFGSTLAREQSFDEAEWRRRAARPATFVASRDGADLGTAGVFEIDGAWWVMGMWIAPSARGTGVVEALVVACESVARDAGADAIGLGVMEDNPRGHAAYLRLGYAFTGERVHVRDGRDELMMRKPLPA from the coding sequence ATGACCTCCTCACCCGTCGTCGTGACCCGGGTCCAGCCGGACGGCTGGCTGCGCCTGCGCGCTATTCGGCTGGCGGGGCTCGCCGAGTCCCCCGCCATGTTCGGGTCGACGCTCGCGCGGGAGCAGTCGTTCGACGAAGCGGAGTGGCGCCGTCGGGCTGCCCGCCCCGCCACCTTCGTGGCCTCGCGCGACGGCGCCGACCTCGGAACCGCCGGGGTGTTCGAGATCGACGGCGCCTGGTGGGTCATGGGCATGTGGATCGCGCCGAGTGCTCGCGGCACCGGCGTCGTGGAGGCGCTCGTCGTGGCGTGCGAGTCAGTGGCACGGGACGCAGGCGCCGACGCCATCGGGCTCGGCGTCATGGAGGACAACCCCCGTGGGCACGCGGCGTACCTGCGCCTCGGCTACGCGTTCACCGGTGAGCGCGTGCACGTCCGGGACGGTCGCGACGAGCTGATGATGCGCAAACCGCTGCCCGCCTGA
- a CDS encoding glycoside hydrolase family 57 protein, which produces MSTHRPVGSFALVLHTHLPWVAHHGVWPVGEEWLYQAWAGSYLPLTRVLTELAAEGRRDVLTLGVTPVLAAQLDDAYCLNGFRSWLGLWQLRAEELASRPERHLRDLSSVEFRAATTAVGELDTLWRNGSAPVLRSLADSGVVELMGGPATHPFLPLLEPEVTRTALHVGLDDARGRRGQRPAGVWAPECGYSPGLEQTFAAAGVTHFVVDEETLCAAGVPTAGAWLVGDSDVAVFARDLSVTDRIWSSRTGYPSGADYRDFHALDHPSGTRPFRVTGPGVGGADKQPYDPARAAAAVERDAQDFVRRVRDRLIELAARDGQRGLVVAAYDTELFGHWWHEGPAFLARVLRLLPQAGVEVTTLRGALERGAVRGRVDLPAGSWGAGKDFRVWAGEAVRPLVDEGFWVQRRLLDLLARERDRGGFGTRRADLDQLVRQALLALSSDWAFMVTRDQAAEYAWRRADEHRLAFHRLAELIEREDPAVAAETARQRAVDAPFGSLDARALVGGGLVGRRL; this is translated from the coding sequence GTGAGCACGCACCGTCCGGTCGGCAGCTTCGCGCTCGTGCTGCACACGCACCTGCCCTGGGTGGCGCACCACGGCGTCTGGCCGGTCGGCGAGGAGTGGCTGTACCAGGCGTGGGCGGGGTCCTACCTGCCGCTCACCCGGGTGCTGACGGAGCTGGCCGCCGAGGGCCGGCGCGACGTGCTGACTCTCGGCGTCACCCCTGTGCTCGCCGCGCAGCTCGACGACGCCTACTGCCTCAACGGTTTTCGGTCGTGGTTGGGCCTGTGGCAGCTGCGCGCCGAGGAGCTCGCGAGCCGACCCGAGCGCCATCTTCGCGACCTCTCGAGCGTGGAGTTCCGGGCGGCCACCACAGCGGTCGGTGAGCTGGACACCCTGTGGCGCAACGGCTCCGCGCCCGTGCTGCGATCCCTTGCCGACTCCGGCGTCGTCGAGCTGATGGGTGGGCCGGCGACGCACCCGTTCCTCCCCCTCCTCGAGCCGGAGGTCACCCGCACCGCCCTGCACGTCGGCCTGGACGACGCACGCGGGCGCCGCGGCCAGCGCCCGGCCGGTGTGTGGGCTCCGGAGTGCGGGTACTCCCCCGGCCTGGAGCAGACGTTCGCCGCTGCCGGCGTCACGCACTTCGTGGTCGACGAGGAGACCCTCTGCGCCGCCGGCGTCCCGACGGCGGGGGCGTGGCTCGTGGGTGACAGCGACGTGGCGGTGTTCGCTCGCGACCTGTCGGTCACCGATCGGATCTGGAGCTCGCGCACCGGCTACCCCAGCGGCGCCGACTACCGGGACTTCCACGCCCTGGACCACCCGTCGGGCACGCGTCCCTTCCGGGTGACCGGGCCGGGCGTCGGGGGCGCGGACAAGCAGCCGTACGACCCGGCGCGCGCGGCTGCGGCGGTGGAGCGGGACGCCCAGGACTTCGTGCGACGCGTGCGCGACCGGCTGATCGAGCTCGCCGCCCGGGACGGGCAGCGAGGGCTCGTCGTCGCCGCCTACGACACCGAGCTGTTCGGGCACTGGTGGCACGAGGGGCCCGCCTTCCTGGCCCGGGTGCTGCGGCTGCTGCCCCAGGCCGGCGTCGAGGTGACCACGCTGCGCGGGGCCCTCGAACGCGGGGCGGTGCGCGGCCGCGTCGACCTGCCGGCCGGGTCGTGGGGCGCCGGCAAGGACTTTCGCGTGTGGGCCGGTGAGGCCGTGCGACCGCTGGTGGACGAGGGCTTCTGGGTGCAGCGGCGGCTGCTCGACCTGCTCGCCCGTGAACGCGATCGGGGCGGGTTCGGCACGCGTCGCGCAGACCTCGACCAGCTCGTGCGGCAGGCGCTGCTGGCCCTCTCCAGCGACTGGGCCTTCATGGTGACGCGCGACCAGGCCGCCGAGTACGCCTGGCGTCGCGCCGACGAGCACCGGTTGGCCTTCCACCGGCTGGCCGAGCTGATCGAGCGCGAGGACCCGGCGGTCGCGGCCGAGACGGCCCGGCAGCGCGCCGTCGACGCACCGTTCGGCTCGCTCGACGCGCGCGCCCTCGTCGGGGGCGGCCTGGTCGGGCGGAGGCTGTAG
- a CDS encoding bifunctional 2-polyprenyl-6-hydroxyphenol methylase/3-demethylubiquinol 3-O-methyltransferase UbiG yields the protein MRGEGERAISDTADPAAPVLTGERTAPGIWHETYWFARHEVAYGALAPRCRDRVVLDAGCGEGYGCAAVGEVAAAVLGADYDAPALDRARRRHRGATFLRTNLVALPVADAAVDVVLSLQVIEHIWSPDQLLAETVRVLRPGGLLALTTPNRETFSPGLARGEPPTNPFHVREYDAEELGALVGRHLDVVSLGGVHAGPRLRELDERFGGFVSAQLAKEPQSWAPGLAQAVVSVTPDDFEVRPADADGALDLLVLAVPR from the coding sequence GTGCGTGGAGAGGGTGAACGAGCGATCAGCGACACGGCCGACCCTGCGGCCCCCGTCCTCACCGGTGAGCGCACGGCGCCCGGCATCTGGCACGAGACCTACTGGTTCGCCCGCCACGAGGTGGCCTACGGGGCGCTGGCCCCTCGCTGTCGTGACCGCGTGGTGCTCGACGCCGGCTGCGGTGAGGGCTACGGCTGCGCGGCCGTGGGTGAGGTCGCGGCCGCGGTGCTGGGCGCCGACTACGACGCGCCGGCCCTGGACCGCGCCCGGCGTCGCCATCGCGGGGCGACCTTCCTCCGCACCAACCTGGTGGCGCTGCCAGTGGCGGACGCCGCCGTGGACGTCGTCCTCAGCCTGCAGGTCATCGAGCACATCTGGTCGCCCGACCAGCTGCTGGCCGAGACGGTGCGCGTGCTGCGACCCGGTGGCCTGCTCGCGCTCACGACCCCGAACCGCGAGACGTTCTCCCCAGGACTGGCACGCGGGGAACCACCGACGAACCCGTTCCACGTGCGCGAGTACGACGCCGAGGAGCTCGGCGCCCTCGTCGGCAGGCACCTGGACGTCGTGAGCCTCGGGGGTGTGCACGCGGGGCCGCGACTGCGAGAGCTCGACGAGCGGTTCGGTGGGTTCGTGAGCGCACAGCTGGCGAAGGAGCCGCAGTCGTGGGCGCCTGGCCTCGCCCAGGCCGTCGTGTCGGTGACGCCCGACGACTTCGAGGTGCGGCCCGCCGACGCGGACGGCGCACTCGACCTGCTCGTGCTGGCGGTGCCTCGGTGA